The proteins below come from a single Eucalyptus grandis isolate ANBG69807.140 chromosome 3, ASM1654582v1, whole genome shotgun sequence genomic window:
- the LOC120291894 gene encoding uncharacterized protein LOC120291894 codes for MASVLWQIWKARNGFIFRRQRLDAMQVVDEALTTARVACLSQCRSSGTGTRAAIGQLQINLGELWRPPDPGCIKVNIDGAFQSNSKTGTMACICRDQNGMLVDGLTRDFDASTALQAEFMALTITLYHLLDTGRQRDPPIIKSTASF; via the coding sequence ATGGCCTCTGTCCTTTGGCAAATCTGGAAAGCGCGTAATGGTTTTATATTTCGTCGACAGCGTTTGGACGCGATGCAAGTTGTCGATGAGGCCCTCACCACCGCTAGAGTTGCTTGTTTATCCCAGTGCAGATCATCGGGAACAGGAACAAGAGCAGCAATAGGACAGCTACAAATTAACCTTGGCGAACTGTGGAGACCCCCAGATCCAGGCTGCATTAAGGTGAATATAGATGGAGCTTTTCAATCTAACAGCAAAACAGGGACTATGGCGTGTATTTGCAGGGATCAAAATGGGATGTTGGTCGACGGACTCACCAGAGATTTCGACGCCTCGACAGCTTTGCAAGCGGAGTTCATGGCTCTTACCATCACTCTTTACCATCTGCTAGACACTGGAAGACAACGAGATCCACCGATCATCAAGTCGACAGCCTCATTTTAG
- the LOC108958628 gene encoding TMV resistance protein N-like, whose amino-acid sequence MASEDVAAGRKGKREGSPGFTREVFLSFRGPDTRKGFTDHLYSRLVDAGIQVFRDDEDLPAGEKIKPELKIAIKQSRISIAILSKHYASSEHCLMELEQMWECKQSDGQILLPIFYDVSPSDLKDPLGDFGRSLKKHEEDNKVDANIIKTWRSVLAEIKKLRGDELKNVKNG is encoded by the exons ATGGCTTCTGAAGATGTGGCTGctggaaggaaaggaaaaagagag GGATCACCGGGATTCACTCGTGAAGTATTCTTAAGTTTTAGAGGTCCTGATACTCGCAAAGGATTCACGGATCACCTTTATAGCAGATTGGTAGATGCAGGGATCCAAGTCTTTAGAGACGACGAAGATCTCCCCGCCGGAGAAAAGATCAAGCCGGAGCTAAAAATAGCGATCAAGCAGTCAAGGATCTCCATAGCCATCCTCTCCAAACATTATGCTTCCAGTGAACATTGCCTCATGGAGCTGGAACAAATGTGGGAGTGCAAACAATCAGATGGACAGATTCTTCTCCCTATTTTCTATGATGTTAGTCCCTCCGATTTAAAAGACCCGCTTGGAGATTTTGGAAGGTCCTTAAAGAAACATGAGGAGGATAACAAAGTCGACGCAAATATCATCAAAACATGGAGGAGTGTTCTTGCAGAGATCAAGAAATTAAGGGGAGATGAGTTGAAGAACGTAAAGAACGGGTAA
- the LOC120286430 gene encoding TMV resistance protein N-like — protein sequence MMRKLGVVYRDGRANRVCGGDVRVVGICGLRGVGKTTLAKVVYNKMRSLFQECSFLEDMKAEEVKSLQERLIATLQKRRREPLDSCSAGIKNMENSFSDMKVLIVLDDVRDDQQIKRLVGKLTWFGPGSRIIVTTDNEKVLNGYDEAVEIYDVQPMEPHHALQLFRRYAFLGEAPQDYEYDSLSIDIVKAIGGLPMAIIHQASNLSKKRNDKGTWRYTSDHLKNRLPEDISPCFMDSYESLHSHLQRMFLDIACFFIDKDERIPPYMWKACDHYSPLGMDSLRKLHWLEKGENNELRMHNLIRDFGRDIIKRKVNHKRCRFWNHSDALEILDNPKGSESVEGIGLTVEEGHVDSFKCEGFREMPNLRYLRLDRANIQGETKNLPPNLRWLDWRDCRSIPELHDTHLKNLVILDLSRSLVPQDPKIWSRIMEVWPTFTF from the exons ATGATGAGAAAGCTTGGTGTTGTCTACAGAGATGGACGAGCCAACAGAGTATGTGGAGGAGACGTACGTGTCGTCGGAATATGTGGTCTGCGGGGTGTCGGGAAGACTACACTTGCAAAGGTTGTCTACAACAAAATGCGTTCGTTGTTTCAAGAATGTAGCTTCCTCGAAGATATGAAGGCAGAAGAAGtcaagtctttgcaagaaaggTTAATTGCTACCCTTCAAAAAAGAAGACGTGAACCACTTGATTCTTGTAGTGCTGGAATTAAGAATATGGAAAATTCATTTAGTGATATGAAGGTTCTCATTGTGCTTGATGACGTGCGTGACGATCAACAAATCAAAAGATTAGTTGGGAAGCTCACTTGGTTTGGTCCAGGAAGTAGAATCATTGTGACCACGGACAATGAAAAAGTTTTAAATGGTTACGATGAAGCAGTTGAAATATACGACGTTCAACCAATGGAACCCCACCATGCGCTTCAACTCTTTCGTCGATATGCTTTTCTAGGGGAGGCTCCCCAAGACTATGAGTACGATTCCCTGTCCATAGACATCGTCAAAGCTATTGGAGGGCTTCCTATGGCTATTATACATCAGGCTTCAAATTTAAGCAAGAAAAGGAACGACAAAGGAACATGGAGATATACTTCAGACCATTTAAAAAACCGCCTACCAGAGGATATTTCACCCTGCTTTATGGACAGTTACGAATCTTTACATTCCCATTTACAACGGATGTTTCTCGACATAGCGTGcttttttattgataaagatGAGAGGATTCCCCCTTATATGTGGAAGGCTTGTGATCACTATAGTCCATTGGGAATGGATTCCCTTCGCAAGTTGCATTGGttggaaaaaggagaaaataatgaattaaGAATGCACAATCTGATACGAGACTTTGGCAGGGACATTATCAAGAGAAAAGTTAATCATAAGCGCTGCAGGTTTTGGAATCACAGTGATGCACTTGAAATTCTAGACAATCCTAAG GGTTCTGAAAGTGTTGAAGGCATTGGTCTCACAGTTGAAGAGGGTCACGTCGACAGTTTTAAATGTGAAGGGTTTCGTGAAATGCCGAATTTGAGGTATCTCAGACTGGACCGGGCCAACATCCAGGGAGAAACTAAGAATCTTCCCCCAAATTTGAGGTGGCTTGATTGGCGAGATTGCCGTTCCATTCCTGAGCTACATGATACGCATTTGAAGAACTTAGTCATTCTAGATCTGTCTAGGAGTTTGGTCCCCCAAGACCCAAAAATCTGGAGTCGAATCATGGAGGTATGGCCAACATTTACTTTCTAA
- the LOC104430136 gene encoding uncharacterized protein LOC104430136 gives MTGASLKFQAPNHLEILILEDCNQLSAIETFSKLKKLKSLNLRKCKGVKKLPQELHRMESLTELLIDGTDIRKINILNDSLKKLENLSACGCKKLEDISPIGHLTKLKSLALDDATNWCPGAFKFPPDLRRLSLRNCGKFFELSPSIGELKKLEVMDLSGTKITELPESVKELENLKTLKMARTNLQNFPKDIVNLKNLEEIDFSFCINLEGNIHCYISGLSSLRFLRLTSSSVAGLSRSIGRLCHRLQALDILECNQLHELPKLPSSLLSLRWGSKIMTVTDLSYLTFLKELCLRDAEQPKAGLLSQETLDIKWITRLTSLETLELSLRNVSDLPGNFSDLTQLRELSLSYMKELDLTQLPSSSSLWTLRLKHCKIPEPKFSGLKYLSELELEYCDLAETDGLEDLTLLELLKISHCNGITNLNGLKDLPRLRKVEGIFSVRPSLPIFSHPVELDICENLELSPVLNIIRGSGITNLNELKDVNQPKDGVEAAIKSMEKMKDEAGQQTVDMEASDRNYAIAAVQNVVGIDDRAKQIIDLMEIEVNDEVRIIGIYGTDGIGKTTLAKAVYDQISSCFDSCSFLAEVEGTTQSSAGIQLQNKLIRDILERDHEDPSFDERIEDFVDIFREMKVLVVVDAVEKPSDLHAIVGDPILCFGPGSRIIVTSQNKEILKGYDPQKVCNYMVSELDDGQAFESFCKHAFRMQSSIPDYDGLSNRIVNATEKLPLAVEVVGSFLRGKSIQEWKKMEKSMEERSTSSQKTTVGLEEILDICYKELDQQQKDIFLDIACFISGVDARIASYMWPNCYLPSSGCILMPLAKIGENNELQMHRLLRRRGKDMFEQEISGDSIGRKFYIQEKGKEDVEAPHINFTAQNLQMMPELRILKLDNVKVSGKFEGAFASLRWLCWQRCPLDFSAENFVLTELVILDLSWCKLTEDWRGWSDIKMEKLKVLNLTGCSDLLLTPDFSGYKDLEILILERCSHLVKLDPSIGNLKRLVSLNLKFCSQLNRLPVELGCTTALKELFIDGTSVRQIPISIGNLKQLEILSGLKCFPLTHLPSSICYLAALSDLSLEGAKISELPSLVGELLKLRRLSLRDCLCLEKLPYSIGEMGSLEELDISATSISELPDSIRNLKSLRVLRMDSSLIRALPGEIGNLTKLEELHASWCRSLKGPIPCDIGELHRLRSLTLGHSSISNLPPELSTISGLHTLDLIQCNEIEELPKLPPSLICLRVSSKRMKAIPLLEDMKELEELCLSDGDPKASQPPSKLPMPEPNVKRMIDKQSFSISFPKLRKLELSLLQVVKLKFGLTDIPPLKRLKTLNLPGLSRRDVSELPKKLLAFKLYHSAIEEIEGLEGLEALKRLDISNCTIQNLNGIGQITSLRSLILSDCDDLSLPDLSNLKSLKVLEIRRCKMIHQIEGLEKLTSLEKLNISECPAENSVQVQNMIKDVRARSVEKQGHGDFIKQGATSSKRNREEILLDASNKRMKKVEDKARERPADVATSDRNYYAIAAVQNVVGIDDRAKQITDLLEMEVNDEVRIIGICGTDGIGKTTLAKAVYKRISSCFDSCSFLSEVEETTQNPHSIQFLQKKLIHDILERDREDLSFDEPIEDFLDIFREMKVLLVVDDVAKPSDLHAVVGNQLDWFGPGSRIIVTSKNSGILEEFDSDKVCNYTVSELDYGQAFELFWKHAFRMQSSIPDYDGLSNRIVNATEKLPLAVEVVGSFLRGKSIQEWKKMEKSMEERSTSSQKTTVGLEEILDICYKELDQQQKIYFWT, from the exons ATGACAG GTGCATCATTGAAATTTCAAGCTCCAAACCATTTGGAGATATTGATACTGGAAGATTGTAATCAGTTATCTGCAATTGAGACATTCAGTAAACTGAAGAAGTTGAAGTCCTtgaatttgagaaaatgcaaaggagTCAAGAAGTTGCCCCAAGAGCTGCATCGTATGGAATCTTTGACGGAACTTCTGATTGATGGAACTGACATCAGAAAAATTAATATCCTgaatgattctttgaagaagcttGAAAATCTTAGTGCTTGCGGCTGTAAAAAGTTGGAAGATATATCCCCAATTGGCCACCTAACGAAACTCAAAAGTCTTGCTCTGGATGATGCTACTAATTGGTGTCCGGGAGCTTTTAAATTTCCTCCAGATCTTCGAAGACTTTCCTTAAGGAATTGTGGGAAGTTCTTTGAACTTTCACCTTCCATCGGGGAGCTAAAGAAGCTGGAGGTAATGGACCTTTCAGGTACTAAAATTACAGAACTACCAGAGTCAGTCAAGGAGTTGGAAAATTTGAAGACGCTAAAGATGGCACGCACTAACCTACAAAATTTTCCTAAGGATATTGTAAACTTAAAGAACCTGGAGGAGATAGATTTCTCTTTCTGCATAAATTTGGAGGGCAACATTCATTGCTATATTTCAGGACTATCCtctttgagatttttgagaTTAACATCATCCAGTGTGGCTGGGCTGTCTAGGAGCATTGGCCGTCTCTGTCACCGCCTACAAGCCCTTGACATACTTGAATGCAACCAACTTCACGAACTACCAAAGTTGCCCTCCAGTTTACTTAGTCTCCGCTGGGGATCCAAAATTATGACAGTCACCGATTTGTCATATCTGACATTTCTAAAAGAGCTCTGCTTGAGAGATGCTGAGCAGCCAAAAGCGGGGTTATTGAGTCAAGAGACCCTAGATATAAAGTGGATCACGAGATTAACAAGTCTAGAGACCTTGGAATTGTCTCTTCGAAATGTCTCCGATCTCCCTGGGAATTTTAGTGACCTTACTCAGCTCCGGGAACTCTCTTTATCCTACATGAAGGAGCTAGACCTCACACAACTTCCCTCGTCCTCAAGCTTATGGACCCTGCGTCTCAAACACTGCAAGATTCCAGAGCCAAAATTTTCTGGTCTGAAATATCTGTCAGAACTCGAACTAGAGTACTGCGATCTAGCAGAGACTGATGGTCTTGAAGATTTAACGCTTTTGGAACTCCTGAAAATTTCTCATTGCAACGGTATAACAAACCTTAATGGGCTCAAAGATTTACCTCGTCTCAGGAAGGTGGAAGGTATCTTTTCTGTTCGTCCCAGTTTACCAATATTCTCCCATCCTGTTGAATTGGACATATGCGAAAATTTAGAGCTTTCGCCAGTCCTGAATATTATTCGAGGCAGCGGTATAACAAACCTTAATGAGCTCAAAGATGTTAACCAGCCGAAGGATGGAGTCGAAGCTGCCATCAAG AGCatggagaaaatgaaagatgaaGCTGGACAGCAAACAGTCGACATGGAAGCCTCGGATAGGAATTATGCAATTGCAGCTGTTCAGAATGTGGTTGGAATTGATGATCGTGCAAAACAAATCATCGACTTAATGGAGATAGAAGTCAACGATGAGGTGCGCATTATTGGAATCTATGGAACCGATGGAATTGGCAAGACGACTCTCGCGAAGGCTGTATACGACCAGATCTCTTCTTGTTTCGACAGTTGTAGCTTTCTTGCAGAGGTCGAAGGAACCACACAAAGTTCTGCTGGAATTCAGCTGCAAAATAAGTTGATACGAGATATCCTTGAACGAGATCATGAAGATCCTTCTTTTGATGAAAGAATAGAAGATTTCGTGGATATATTTCGTGAAATGAAAGTTCTAGTAGTTGTCGATGCCGTGGAAAAGCCATCCGATCTTCATGCTATTGTAGGAGACCCGATTCTTTGCTTTGGTCCAGGTAGTCGAATAATTGTGACTTCTCAAAATAAGGAAATTCTCAAAGGGTATGATCCCCAGAAGGTTTGTAACTACATGGTTAGTGAGTTGGACGATGGTCAAGCTTTTGAAAGTTTCTGCAAGCATGCATTCAGGATGCAATCTTCCATACCTGATTATGATGGACTCTCAAACCGCATTGTCAATGCTACAGAGAAACTACCATTAGCAGTTGAAGTTGTCGGTTCATTTTTGCGGGGTAAATCAATACAAGAATGGAAAAAGATGGAGAAGTCAATGGAAGAACGTTCGACTAGTTCTCAAAAGACGACAGTTGGCCTTGAAGAAATACTGGATATATGTTACAAAGAATTAGATCAACagcaaaaagatatatttctGGACATAGCATGTTTTATCTCTGGTGTGGATGCCCGAATTGCTTCATATATGTGGCCCAATTGCTATCTTCCATCTTCCGGTTGCATTCTAATGCCCCTggcaaaaattggagaaaacaaTGAATTGCAGATGCACAGATTGCTGAGACGCCGTGGCAAAGATATGTTTGAGCAAGAGATATCTGGAGATTCAATTGGGAGAAAATTTTACATACAGgagaag GGAAAGGAAGACGTTGAAGCTCCCCACATTAACTTCACAGCTCAAAATTTGCAGATGATGCCAGAACTAAGGATTCTCAAGTTGGATAATGTCAAAGTTTCTGGAAAGTTTGAAGGTGCATTTGCTAGTTTAAGGTGGCTCTGTTGGCAAAGGTGTCCTTTGGATTTTAGTGCAGAAAATTTTGTGTTAACAGAGTTGGTCATTCTTGATCTGTCATGGTGCAAACTCACGGAAGACTGGAGAGGTTGGAGTGATATCAAG AtggagaaattgaaagtcttgaATCTTACTGGGTGTTCTGACTTACTGCTCACTCCTGACTTCTCTGGTTACAAAGATTTGGAAATCTTGATTCTTGAACGATGTTCTCATTTGGTGAAGCTAGATCCTTCAATTGGCAATTTGAAACGTTTAGTTTCCCTGAATTTGAAGTTCTGCTCCCAATTGAACAGGTTGCCAGTGGAACTAGGTTGTACGACAGCTCTGAAAGAGCTCTTTATTGACGGGACTTCCGTGCGGCAGATCCCCATCTCCATAGGCAATTTGAAGCAACTCGAAATTCTCAGTGGCTTGAAGTGCTTCCCATTGACTCACCTGCCCAGTTCGATTTGTTATCTGGCTGCTCTCTCCGATCTCTCATTAGAAGGTGCCAAAATTTCTGAGCTCCCGAGCTTAGTGGGAGAGCTGCTTAAGCTAAGACGCTTGTCATTGAGGGATTGCCTTTGTCTGGAGAAACTTCCATATTCTATAGGTGAAATGGGGTCATTAGAGGAGTTGGATATATCGGCGACTAGTATCTCTGAACTCCCCGATTCAATAAGAAATCTGAAAAGCTTGAGAGTCCTGAGAATGGACTCATCTCTCATTCGAGCATTACCTGGGGAGATTGGGAATCTGACCAAGCTCGAAGAACTACATGCTTCCTGGTGTCGGAGTTTGAAGGGGCCCATTCCCTGTGATATTGGGGAACTGCATCGTCTGAGATCATTGACGCTGGGGCATTCCAGTATATCTAACCTACCCCCTGAACTATCCACCATCTCGGGTCTTCACACCCTGGATTTAATTCAGTGCAATGAAATTGAAGAGTTGCCGAAGCTTCCCCCTTCTCTAATTTGTCTCCGTGTGAGTTCTAAAAGGATGAAAGCCATACCCCTTCTTGAAGATATGAAGGAATTGGAGGAGCTGTGCCTAAGTGATGGGGACCCGAAGGCATCCCAACCTCCGTCCAAACTGCCAATGCCAGAACCCAACGTGAAACGAATGATTGACAAACAATCCTTCTCAATATCGTTTCCTAAACTGAGGAAACTAGAACTTTCTCTTTTGCAAGTTGTCAAGCTGAAGTTTGGGCTGACAGATATTCCTCCCCTCAAAAGGCTCAAAACGCTTAACCTTCCTGGTTTGAGCCGTAGAGATGTATCTGAGCTTCCCAAGAAGCTGTTAGCGTTCAAGCTCTACCACTCTGCGATAGAAGAGATTGAAGGGCTTGAAGGGCTTGAAGCCCTGAAGAGGCTAGATATATCAAACTGCACAATACAAAATCTCAATGGGATTGGCCAGATAACCTCACTGAGGAGTTTGATTTTATCTGACTGTGATGACCTCAGTTTACCTGATCTTTCAAACTTGAAGTCGCTGAAAGTTTTAGAGATCAGACGATGCAAAATGATCCATCAAATTGAAGGCCTAGAAAAATTGACGTCTCTGGAAAAGCTGAATATCAGCGAATGTCCGGCTGAGAACTCGGTGCAAGTACAGAATATGATTAAGGATGTAAGGGCACGATCAGTCGAAAAACAGGGGCATGGGGACTTCATCAAACAAGGTGCGACATCTTCGAAGCGTAACAGAGAGGAGATTCTTCTGGATGCATCAAATAAG AGGATGAAGAAAGTGGAAGATAAAGCTAGAGAGCGACCAGCAGACGTGGCAACCTCAGATAGGAATTATTATGCGATTGCAGCCGTTCAGAATGTAGTTGGAATTGATGATCGTGCAAAACAAATCACCGACTTACTGGAGATGGAAGTCAATGATGAGGTGCGCATTATTGGAATCTGTGGAACTGATGGAATTGGCAAGACGACTCTCGCCAAGGCTGTATACAAACGCATCTCTTCTTGTTTTGACAGTTGTAGCTTTCTCTCGGAGGTCGAAGAAACCACACAAAATCCTCACAGTATTCAGTTTTTGCAAAAGAAGTTGATACATGATATCCTTGAACGAGATCGAGAAGATCTTTCTTTCGATGAACCAATAGAAGATTTCCTGGATATATTTCGTGAAATGAAAGTTCTATTAGTTGTCGATGATGTGGCAAAGCCATCTGATCTTCATGCAGTTGTAGGAAACCAGCTTGATTGGTTTGGTCCAGGTAGTCGAATAATTGTGACTTCCAAAAATAGTGGAATTCTCGAAGAGTTTGATTCCGACAAGGTTTGTAACTACACGGTTAGTGAGTTGGATTACGGTCAAGCTTTTGAACTTTTCTGGAAGCATGCATTCAGGATGCAATCTTCCATACCTGATTATGATGGACTCTCAAACCGCATTGTCAATGCTACAGAGAAACTACCATTAGCAGTTGAAGTTGTCGGTTCATTTTTGCGGGGTAAATCAATACAAGAATGGAAAAAGATGGAGAAGTCAATGGAAGAACGTTCGACTAGTTCTCAAAAGACGACAGTTGGCCTTGAAGAAATACTGGATATATGTTACAAAGAATTAGATCAACAGCAAAAGATATATTTCTGGACATAG
- the LOC104439798 gene encoding disease resistance protein RUN1-like, with protein sequence MPLAKIGENNELQMHKLLRRRGKDMFEQEISGDSIGRKFYIQEKGKEDVEAPHINFTAQNLQMMPELRILKLDNVKVSGKFEGAFASLRWLCWRRCPLDFSAENFVLTELVILDLSWCKLTEDWRGWSDIKMEKLKVLNLTGCSDLLLTPDFSGYKDLEILILERCSHLVKLDPSIGNLKRLVSLNLKFCSQLNRLPVELGCTTALKELFIDGTSVRQIPISIGNLKQLEILSGLKCFALTHLPSSICYLAALSDLSLDGAKISELPSSLGELLKLRRLSLRDCRYLKKLPYSIGEMGSLEELDISATSISELPDSIRNLKSLVVLRMDSSFIRTFPGEIGTLNMLEELHASWCRSLKGAIPGDIDGLHRLRSLTLGHSSISSLPPQIFTISGLHTLDLIQCNEIEELPKLPPSLICLRVSSKRMKAIPLLEDMKELEELCLSDGDLKARMIGEQSFPISFPKLRKLELSLSQVIKLKFVLTDIPPLERLKTLTPPGLSCRDVSELPNKLLAFKLYHSAVEEIEGLEGLEALKRLDISNCKIQNLNGIGQITSLRSLILSECDDLSLPDLSNLKSLKVLEIIRCKMISQIEGLEKLTSLEKLNISECPAEKSVQIQDELKRVMARFPVT encoded by the exons ATGCCCCttgcaaaaattggagaaaacaaTGAATTGCAGATGCACAAATTGCTGAGACGCCGTGGCAAAGATATGTTTGAGCAAGAGATATCTGGAGATTCAATTGGGAGAAAATTTTACATACAGGAGAAG GGAAAGGAAGACGTTGAAGCTCCCCACATTAACTTCACAGCTCAAAATTTGCAGATGATGCCAGAACTAAGGATTCTCAAGTTGGATAATGTCAAAGTTTCTGGAAAGTTTGAAGGTGCATTTGCTAGTTTAAGGTGGCTCTGTTGGCGAAGGTGTCCTTTGGATTTTAGTGCAGAAAATTTTGTGTTAACAGAGTTGGTCATTCTTGATCTGTCATGGTGCAAACTCACGGAAGACTGGAGAGGTTGGAGTGATATCAAG AtggagaaattgaaagtcttgaATCTTACTGGGTGTTCTGACTTACTGCTCACTCCTGACTTCTCTGGTTACAAAGATTTGGAAATCTTGATTCTTGAACGATGTTCTCATTTGGTGAAGCTAGATCCTTCAATTGGCAATTTGAAACGTTTAGTTTCCCTGAATTTGAAGTTCTGCTCCCAATTGAACAGGTTGCCAGTGGAACTAGGTTGTACGACAGCTCTGAAAGAGCTCTTTATTGACGGGACTTCCGTGCGGCAGATCCCCATCTCCATAGGCAATTTGAAGCAACTCGAAATTCTCAGTGGCTTGAAGTGCTTCGCATTGACTCACCTGCCCAGTTCGATTTGTTATCTGGCTGCTCTCTCCGATCTCTCATTAGATGGTGCCAAAATTTCTGAGCTCCCGAGCTCACTGGGGGAGCTGCTCAAGCTAAGACGCTTGTCTTTAAGGGATTGCCGTTATTTGAAGAAGCTTCCATATTCTATCGGTGAAATGGGGTCACTAGAGGAGTTGGATATATCGGCGACTAGTATCTCTGAACTCCCCGATTCAATAAGAAATCTGAAAAGCTTGGTAGTGCTGAGAATGGACTCTTCTTTCATTCGAACATTTCCTGGGGAGATTGGGACTCTAAACATGCTCGAAGAACTACATGCTTCCTGGTGTCGGAGTTTGAAGGGGGCCATTCCCGGTGATATTGACGGACTACATCGTCTGAGATCATTGACGCTGGGGCATTCCAGTATATCTAGCCTCCCCCCTCAAATATTCACCATCTCTGGTCTTCACACCCTGGATTTAATTCAGTGCAATGAAATTGAAGAGTTACCGAAACTTCCCCCTTCTCTAATTTGTCTGCGTGTGAGTTCTAAAAGGATGAAAGCCATACCCCTTCTTGAAGATATGAAGGAATTGGAGGAGCTGTGCTTAAGTGATGGGGACCTGAAGGCACGAATGATTGGCGAACAATCCTTCCCAATATCGTTTCCTAAACTGAGGAAACTCGAACTTTCTCTTTCGCAAGTTATCAAGCTGAAGTTTGTGCTGACGGATATTCCTCCCCTCGAAAGGCTCAAAACGCTTACCCCTCCTGGTTTGAGCTGTAGAGATGTATCTGAGCTTCCCAATAAGCTGTTAGCGTTCAAGCTCTACCACTCTGCGGTAGAAGAGATTGAAGGGCTTGAAGGGCTTGAAGCCCTGAAGAGGCTAGATATTTCAAACTGCAAAATACAAAATCTCAATGGGATTGGCCAGATAACCTCACTGAGAAGTTTGATTCTATCTGAGTGTGATGACCTCAGTCTACCTGATCTTTCGAATTTGAAGTCGCTGAAAGTTTTGGAGATCATTCGATGCAAAATGATCAGTCAAATCGAAGGCCTAGAAAAATTAACATCTTTGGAAAAGCTGAATATCAGTGAATGTCCGGCTGAGAAGTCGGTGCAAATACAGGATGAATTGAAGCGTGTAATGGCTCGTTTTCCGGTTACGTGA